The genomic stretch CGACGCCATCGCCACCACCAACGCCCTGAGCACCGGGGATGTTGATGTCATCTACAACATGCAGGCTCCGGAACTGCTCTCCACCTTTAGTTCCAACCCCGATTACCAGGTCCTCGAGGGCACCTCCAACGGGGAAATCATCCTGTCGATGAACAACAAGGTGGCACCCTTTGATGACAAGCGGGTCCGCCAAGCGGTGCTCTACGCCATCGACCGGCAGGCGGTGCGCGATACCGCGTGGAACGGACTCGGTACGCTGGTGGGCGCACCGGTGCCCCCGACCGACCCGTACTACGAGGATCTGAACTCGCTCTACCCCTTTGACCCGGCCAAGGCCAAGGCCCTGCTGAAGGACGCTGGCGCGGAAAATGTGAAGATCACCTTTACCGTGCCCACCCGCCCCTACGCCGGTGCGGTGGCGGAGATCGTGCAGTCGCAATTGCGTGATGTGGGGATCGACGCGAAGATCACCTCCGCCGAGTTCCCCGCCGTCTGGCTGGACACGGTCTTTAATAAGCACAACTATCAGATGTCGGTGGTGCTCGCCGTGGAGGCCCGCGACGTGCTCACCATGTTTAACAACCCCGACTACTACATCGGGTACGACAACTCGAAGATCTCCGAGGCGGCGGCCGCGGCCGATGCGGGGGATACCACCAGCTACATCGCCGGCATGAAAAACGTGGTGCGTACCATTGCCGATGATGCGCCGGTGGATACGCTCTTCATCTTCCCGAACATCTCGGTAGCCAAGGTGGGCATCACCGGTCTGGGAGCCAATTCGGTCACCGAGGCGCTGAACCTTTCCACCATCGCCTGGTCCTAGGGGTAGGTGGGGAAAAGATGTTGCTACGACTGGGCTCGAATCTGGCCCGCTTTGTGCTCTCCTTATGGGTTGCCACCATCGCGGTGTTCGCGATGATGCGGGTGCTGCCCGGGGATCCGGCGGTGATTGCCGCCGGGGAAAACGCCTCACCGCAGATCGTGGCCTCCCTCGCGCACCAATTTGGTACGGATCGCCCGCTGCTGGTGCAGTACTGGGATTGGTTCTCCGGGCTCTGGCGGGGGGACTTCGGCATCTCGTATGTGACCCGCACGGATATCTCACCGCTGGTGGCGGACAAGGTGCAGGTCTCGCTGATTCTTGTCGTCCTGGCCATGGCGCTGGCCCTGGCCATCGCCATCCCGGCCGGCATCATTGCCGCGGTGCGTCACAACAAACCCAGCGGCACGCTGATCTCGGCCCTGAGCCAGCTGGGCATCGCCATCCCCGGGTTCCTGCTGGGCATCGTCTTGGTTTCATTTTTTGCGCTGCGGCTGGGCTGGCTGCCGGCCAATGGCTGGGTGGCCCCGATGGAAGGTTTTTCGTCCTTCCTCTCGCGGCTGGTGCTGCCGGTGATGGCGCTGGCCGGTGTGCAGTCGGCCATCCTGGTGCGCTACGTACGATCCGCGGTGCTGGGCATCATGCACGAGGACTATCTGCGTACCGCCCGCGCCAAGGGACTCTCCCCGCTGCGCGCGCTGGCCAAACATGGATTGCGTAACGCGGCGATTCCGGTGCTGACGGTCACCTCCGTGCAGTTCTCGGCGCTGATCATTGGTGCGGTGGTCATCGAGCGCGTATTTGTCATTCCCGGGCTGGGCTCGATGCTGCTGGCCGCGGTGGGCAACCGCGACCTGCTCACCGTCCAATCGGTGGTGATGGTGCTGGTGGCCATCACGCTGATCGTTAATCTGTTGGTGGACATGCTCTATACCGTCCTTGACCCGCGCATTCGGGCGGCCTAAAGAATGAAAAAGATGTTCATGTCCCGCGCTAAAAATTCTGCCGGATCGCCGGTCTCCGGAGTTAACTCCACCCTGCTCATGGGATCGGTGCTGGTGGCGGTGGTGCTGCTGAGCGCACTGCTGTCCTGGGTTTTTACCCCCTATGATCCGGTACAGGCGAACCCCTCGGTGCGTCTGAGCACACCGAGCGCCACACACTGGTTGGGCACCGATCAGCTGGGCCGTGATCTGCTTTCGCGGATCCTGGTGGGCGCGCGCATCACGTTGCTGGTCGGGGTACTCTCGGTGTCCATCGCCGCGCTGATCGGCACGCCGCTCGGTATGTGGGCGGGGATGAAACGTGGCGCGGTGGAGGAAGTGACGATGCGCGCCTCCGACATTCTGTTGGCCTTCCCGGCCCTGCTGCTGGCGATCATGTTCGCGGCAATTTATGGTGCATCAACCGTCAGTGCGATGGTGGCCATCGGGCTGGCCTCGGTGCCGGGCTTCGCCCGGGTGGCACGGGCCGGCACACTCCAGGTGATGAACGCCGAATTTGTGCTTGCCGCTCGCGCCGCTGCCCAACCGCCGGTGCGAATTGCGCTGCGCCACGTGCTGCCCAACATCACCGGGATGCTGCTGGTGCAATGCTCGGTGACCTTCGCCCTGGCCGTCCTGGCGGAGGCGGCGCTGTCTTTCCTGGGACTGGGCACACCGCCGCCGGTTCCCTCTTGGGGCCGGATGTTGCAGGAATCCCAGCAATACTGGGGCACTTTCCCGCTGCTGACCATCGTGCCCGGGGTGAGCATTGCCGTGGCGGTACTGGGGTTTAACCTGCTGGGCGATGGCTTGCGCGACAAATTTGATCCGAAGTTGGGACGGGGTAAGGCATGAGTGAGCGCCAGCTCTTGGAGGTCTCGAACCTGTCCATTTCCGCCGGTGAACGAGCGCTGGTGTCAGATCTTTCCTTCTCGATGGCCGCCGGGGAACGCATCGGGCTGATCGGGGAATCCGGGTCCGGAAAATCGCTCACCGCCACGGCCCTGCTGGGCTTGTTGCCCGAAGAACTGAGCGTCTCCGGTACCGGAAGGCTGCACGGCTTTGAGCACAATCTGTTCACCGCCCCGGAGCGGGCCATGGCACCGCTGCGCGGGGATGAAATCTCGATGGTGTTCCAGGAGCCGCTGAGCGCGCTGAACCCCTTGATGAAAATCGGTGCGCAGGTGGCCGAGGTGCTGCTCATCCATCGCACCCTGGGTACCCGCGCCGCAGCGCGTGCCCGGGCCATCGAATTGTTGGCATCGGTGCAGATCCCCGATCCCGCTCAGGCCGCCAACGCCTACCCCCACCAGCTCTCCGGCGGGCAGCGGCAACGGGTCATGATCGCCATGGCCCTGGCGAACGACCCACAATTGCTCCTGTGTGACGAGCCGACCACCGCACTGGATGTCACGGTGCAGTCCCAGGTACTGGAGCTGATTTCCGCCCAGGTCTCCGCGCGCGGCACCGGCCTGCTCTTTATCACTCACGATCTGGCGGTGGTCGCGCGGATGTGTACCCGGGTCCTAGTGCTGAATCAGGGGCGGATCGTGGAACAGGGCGAGATCGATACCGTCTTTTCCGCCCCGACTCACCCCTATACCCGGGCACTGCTCGCGGCCAGTGACATGTCGGCCACCGATGAGCGCGGACGCCTGTTCACCGTGGCGACGGCGGGGAACTATCAACCGCCGGCGCTCCGTGCGGCCGCGCCGGATTCACCAACCTCGGCTCCGGTGCCCGCCGCCTCTGTTAGGTCTTCCGCCACGACAGCTGACCGTGCGATCGCCCCGCTGATCACCGCCAGCAACCTGAGCCGCAGCTATCACCGCGCGCGCACCTCACTCTTTGGCCCGCGTCCGGTGGTTCATGCGCTGGCCAATATCGATTTCACCGTGGCGCCGGGGGAACGCGTGGGCATCGTGGGGGAATCTGGCTCCGGCAAATC from Paeniglutamicibacter sp. Y32M11 encodes the following:
- a CDS encoding ABC transporter permease, coding for MSRAKNSAGSPVSGVNSTLLMGSVLVAVVLLSALLSWVFTPYDPVQANPSVRLSTPSATHWLGTDQLGRDLLSRILVGARITLLVGVLSVSIAALIGTPLGMWAGMKRGAVEEVTMRASDILLAFPALLLAIMFAAIYGASTVSAMVAIGLASVPGFARVARAGTLQVMNAEFVLAARAAAQPPVRIALRHVLPNITGMLLVQCSVTFALAVLAEAALSFLGLGTPPPVPSWGRMLQESQQYWGTFPLLTIVPGVSIAVAVLGFNLLGDGLRDKFDPKLGRGKA
- a CDS encoding ABC transporter permease gives rise to the protein MLLRLGSNLARFVLSLWVATIAVFAMMRVLPGDPAVIAAGENASPQIVASLAHQFGTDRPLLVQYWDWFSGLWRGDFGISYVTRTDISPLVADKVQVSLILVVLAMALALAIAIPAGIIAAVRHNKPSGTLISALSQLGIAIPGFLLGIVLVSFFALRLGWLPANGWVAPMEGFSSFLSRLVLPVMALAGVQSAILVRYVRSAVLGIMHEDYLRTARAKGLSPLRALAKHGLRNAAIPVLTVTSVQFSALIIGAVVIERVFVIPGLGSMLLAAVGNRDLLTVQSVVMVLVAITLIVNLLVDMLYTVLDPRIRAA
- a CDS encoding ABC transporter ATP-binding protein — translated: MSERQLLEVSNLSISAGERALVSDLSFSMAAGERIGLIGESGSGKSLTATALLGLLPEELSVSGTGRLHGFEHNLFTAPERAMAPLRGDEISMVFQEPLSALNPLMKIGAQVAEVLLIHRTLGTRAAARARAIELLASVQIPDPAQAANAYPHQLSGGQRQRVMIAMALANDPQLLLCDEPTTALDVTVQSQVLELISAQVSARGTGLLFITHDLAVVARMCTRVLVLNQGRIVEQGEIDTVFSAPTHPYTRALLAASDMSATDERGRLFTVATAGNYQPPALRAAAPDSPTSAPVPAASVRSSATTADRAIAPLITASNLSRSYHRARTSLFGPRPVVHALANIDFTVAPGERVGIVGESGSGKSTLLRILAGLDTPTGGDAIVAGTSIAGAREADLSALRSELQIIFQDPLGSLDPRMRVADIVAEPLLVPGQRLDAAARRATVLKLLNAVGLEPDSANRYPHQFSGGQRQRISIARALVNRPRILVADEPVSALDVSVRAQVLNLIADLVDEYALTLLLVSHDLSVIRHLCQRVIVMKDGRIVEAGDTEQIYNNPAHPYTARLIASSLDLSEELARAH
- a CDS encoding ABC transporter substrate-binding protein yields the protein MQARTKARRGIRGALLGAALTAALLLSSCSAGAGPQATDPDSLTVALTGEPVNLDFTTTAGAAIPQALMSNVYQGLVAVDQTGAINPLLATSWETNQANTSYTFTLVAGATFSNGAAFDAQDVKFSIERVKSEAWLNGLKSKMDVVKNVVVNSPTSVTVNLSRPSQAWLYSMTTLVGAMFDASGVADLATTPVGTGPYTLTSWARGDSIGLTARPDYWGTAPSIKNVKLRYFADAIATTNALSTGDVDVIYNMQAPELLSTFSSNPDYQVLEGTSNGEIILSMNNKVAPFDDKRVRQAVLYAIDRQAVRDTAWNGLGTLVGAPVPPTDPYYEDLNSLYPFDPAKAKALLKDAGAENVKITFTVPTRPYAGAVAEIVQSQLRDVGIDAKITSAEFPAVWLDTVFNKHNYQMSVVLAVEARDVLTMFNNPDYYIGYDNSKISEAAAAADAGDTTSYIAGMKNVVRTIADDAPVDTLFIFPNISVAKVGITGLGANSVTEALNLSTIAWS